Proteins encoded together in one Ferroglobus placidus DSM 10642 window:
- a CDS encoding FumA C-terminus/TtdB family hydratase beta subunit, whose product MLLRTPLREEDLLKLEVGEAVYISGEIITARDAAHVRILEFFERGEKLPFELNRSVVYHCGPIIKKNHEFKVISAGPTTSARMNPMTPKILEKVDCLAIVGKGGMSDEVIEALKGKGVYLAYPGGAGALAAKAIKRVKAVYWEDLGMPEAVWVFEVENFGPCIVGIDAKGNSIYKKVEKAVEENFRKIISQL is encoded by the coding sequence ATGCTGCTGCGAACACCTTTAAGGGAGGAGGATTTGCTAAAGCTTGAGGTGGGAGAAGCTGTTTACATTTCCGGAGAAATAATAACTGCAAGAGACGCGGCACACGTGAGAATTCTCGAGTTTTTTGAAAGAGGAGAGAAGCTACCTTTTGAGCTGAACCGCTCGGTCGTTTACCACTGCGGACCGATAATAAAAAAGAATCACGAGTTCAAAGTCATCTCAGCAGGTCCGACAACTTCTGCGAGAATGAACCCCATGACTCCGAAAATTCTCGAAAAAGTGGACTGCTTGGCTATAGTTGGAAAAGGCGGAATGAGTGACGAAGTAATCGAAGCTTTAAAGGGGAAGGGAGTTTACCTCGCTTATCCGGGTGGAGCGGGAGCTTTGGCAGCGAAAGCAATAAAGAGGGTGAAAGCGGTTTACTGGGAAGATCTTGGAATGCCGGAGGCAGTGTGGGTTTTCGAGGTCGAAAACTTCGGACCGTGCATAGTCGGAATTGACGCTAAAGGAAACAGCATATACAAAAAAGTTGAGAAAGCCGTCGAAGAGAACTTCAGAAAAATTATATCTCAGCTATGA
- a CDS encoding winged helix-turn-helix domain-containing protein, whose protein sequence is MREKCFELIKECLNPWRYQILELLSKKKCKFSEIVEELKAPKSTVSRALSRLEKLEMIRKRGEVYEISSYGDLILTTFENLLESFEFEEEIKKAEEFLKMLPPYLKHGFPLVLRFSEKFEFLDGVMKGLEDLF, encoded by the coding sequence GTGAGGGAGAAATGCTTTGAACTGATAAAAGAGTGTCTCAACCCGTGGAGGTATCAGATTCTCGAACTGCTGTCTAAAAAGAAGTGCAAGTTTTCTGAAATTGTAGAAGAGTTAAAAGCACCGAAGTCTACAGTTTCGAGAGCGTTAAGCAGACTGGAAAAGCTTGAGATGATCAGAAAGCGAGGAGAAGTTTACGAGATCAGCTCCTACGGAGATCTGATCCTCACGACTTTCGAAAACCTTCTCGAATCTTTCGAGTTCGAAGAAGAGATAAAAAAAGCGGAAGAATTCTTAAAAATGCTTCCTCCGTACTTAAAGCACGGATTTCCTCTCGTGCTCAGATTTTCAGAAAAATTCGAGTTCTTAGATGGAGTAATGAAGGGTCTCGAAGACCTTTTCTAA
- a CDS encoding heavy-metal-associated domain-containing protein, producing the protein MIVEKIVRVEGMSCAGCAKAVENALRSLEGVKEVEVKLEEGVARVKFDDELVNVDKIAEKIEKIGYKFGGEVS; encoded by the coding sequence ATGATAGTTGAAAAAATTGTAAGGGTTGAAGGTATGAGTTGCGCTGGCTGCGCAAAAGCTGTTGAAAACGCATTGAGGTCGTTAGAAGGGGTCAAAGAGGTTGAAGTGAAGTTAGAGGAGGGAGTTGCGAGAGTTAAATTTGACGACGAACTTGTAAACGTCGATAAAATAGCTGAAAAGATTGAAAAAATTGGTTATAAGTTCGGAGGGGAAGTTAGCTGA
- a CDS encoding enoyl-CoA hydratase/isomerase family protein, producing MEVDVVKFKRPKKHNALDLEHLKEIYEDFESCKNAVVIYGEPSFCSGIDLDYFREAEEDEIVEFAELANSLILKICSHPKPVVAFVKGYAIGAGFSIALACDSIIADENAVFSTGFAKLGIAPDMGVSYLLPRVVGLKKALYLLMSAERITAEKAYELGIVQSFGELEDAIKVARELNGNSVKYIKELVYSGLKEHIEKEKTLALKSIGEIRGK from the coding sequence ATGGAAGTGGACGTCGTTAAATTTAAAAGGCCTAAAAAGCACAACGCGCTCGATTTAGAGCATTTGAAAGAAATCTACGAGGATTTCGAGTCTTGCAAGAATGCGGTGGTGATTTACGGAGAGCCGAGCTTTTGCTCAGGCATAGATCTCGATTACTTCAGAGAAGCTGAAGAGGATGAAATTGTAGAATTTGCGGAACTCGCCAACTCGCTGATTTTGAAAATCTGCTCCCATCCGAAGCCGGTTGTTGCGTTCGTAAAGGGGTATGCGATTGGGGCTGGGTTCAGCATAGCTTTAGCCTGCGATTCGATAATCGCTGACGAGAATGCAGTATTTTCAACGGGTTTTGCAAAACTTGGAATCGCTCCAGACATGGGCGTTTCATACTTGCTACCGAGAGTTGTTGGATTAAAAAAAGCGCTTTACCTCCTCATGAGTGCGGAGAGGATTACAGCGGAGAAAGCTTACGAGTTGGGGATTGTTCAAAGTTTTGGAGAGCTTGAGGATGCTATCAAGGTTGCAAGAGAGCTCAACGGAAATTCGGTTAAGTACATTAAAGAACTCGTTTATTCTGGACTGAAAGAGCACATAGAAAAGGAAAAAACTCTTGCGTTAAAGTCGATTGGGGAGATTAGAGGGAAATGA
- a CDS encoding HVO_A0114 family putative DNA-binding protein, translating to MVKLRIEIGRRDSREELLEVARRIDEGEDVEFERIVFESYEALRKILTPERLKILHVIKEKNPKSVYELAKLLGRNRRNVIKDLEILEMLGLVKFVEEKKGKRRRKVPVVPYDEIEVSIPVVSCDYD from the coding sequence ATGGTAAAGTTGAGGATTGAGATCGGGAGGAGAGATAGTAGGGAGGAACTTTTGGAGGTAGCGAGGAGAATCGATGAAGGAGAGGATGTGGAGTTCGAGAGAATCGTTTTCGAGAGTTACGAAGCGCTCAGAAAAATTCTGACTCCGGAAAGGTTGAAGATTCTGCACGTGATAAAAGAGAAGAATCCGAAAAGCGTTTACGAACTGGCTAAGTTGTTGGGGAGGAACAGGAGGAACGTGATCAAGGATCTGGAAATTCTCGAAATGCTCGGACTCGTCAAATTCGTGGAAGAGAAAAAAGGTAAGAGGAGAAGAAAGGTTCCTGTCGTTCCCTACGATGAGATCGAAGTGAGCATTCCCGTCGTTTCCTGCGACTATGACTAA
- a CDS encoding integrase produces MWRKLKQIAESLNANISDLLETKIIELIAVYESFLGTGREGFEPPTAGLRVRQSFVSFDLREFYSKHESEFREWLYGRMSKKSADQYLSAIKRYLPHGVSEPKDLDRLVTKTKYLPLGIRNFLNFLEDQYYMDNLGGFSFAIWRKHLPTKTGNKKGEKIFLTDKDVVKCFKLIKEKWNDEVTINLYKLLVFSGIRLEHAYRLLESFDKRKLIIEGKVAMYPIEEITKGHKKGYFAFLPAEFARKLEKYDMMKLAAYKSRLTPKQWKPPVDSPVSPIRIRAWFQNFAIEHGVKTEALRFIVGHSPATVGEAHYYNLKKIAKEEYKKIVDKFPIPP; encoded by the coding sequence TTGTGGAGGAAATTGAAGCAAATTGCTGAATCTCTGAACGCCAACATTTCAGATCTACTCGAAACGAAGATTATCGAGCTAATAGCAGTTTACGAATCGTTTTTGGGAACGGGCCGGGAGGGATTTGAACCCCCGACCGCGGGATTAAGAGTCCGTCAGAGCTTCGTTTCCTTTGACCTCCGTGAATTTTACTCCAAACACGAATCGGAGTTCAGAGAATGGCTCTACGGTAGAATGTCCAAGAAATCCGCTGATCAGTATTTGAGCGCCATAAAAAGGTATTTACCTCACGGAGTTAGCGAACCGAAAGACCTCGACCGTTTAGTGACGAAAACCAAGTACCTCCCCTTAGGAATAAGGAATTTCTTAAACTTCCTCGAAGATCAGTACTACATGGACAACCTTGGGGGATTCAGCTTCGCCATATGGAGGAAGCACTTACCGACGAAAACCGGAAACAAGAAAGGAGAAAAGATCTTCTTGACCGATAAGGACGTCGTGAAATGCTTTAAGCTGATAAAAGAAAAGTGGAACGACGAAGTAACGATAAACCTCTACAAACTCCTCGTATTCTCGGGGATAAGACTTGAACATGCTTACAGACTCCTCGAAAGCTTCGATAAACGAAAACTGATAATAGAGGGTAAAGTAGCCATGTATCCGATCGAGGAAATTACGAAAGGACATAAGAAGGGTTACTTTGCTTTCCTACCGGCGGAATTTGCCAGAAAGTTGGAAAAATATGACATGATGAAACTCGCAGCCTACAAAAGCAGATTAACTCCTAAACAATGGAAGCCACCGGTTGACAGTCCGGTTTCCCCGATTAGAATTAGAGCGTGGTTCCAGAACTTCGCCATCGAGCATGGAGTGAAGACCGAAGCTCTTCGCTTCATTGTCGGACATTCCCCGGCAACCGTCGGAGAAGCTCACTACTACAACCTCAAGAAGATCGCTAAGGAGGAGTACAAGAAGATCGTGGACAAGTTCCCAATACCACCTTGA
- a CDS encoding DUF736 family protein, translated as MGGNGKKFLAGYLDFGVLGEREAFLFKNEKKSSKSQPDFRLVIREGDGWKEVGAFWVRESKPKVEEAEEIEYDLSG; from the coding sequence GTGGGAGGAAACGGTAAGAAGTTTTTAGCCGGATATCTGGATTTCGGAGTTTTGGGGGAGAGGGAGGCGTTTCTCTTCAAGAACGAGAAGAAATCGAGCAAATCACAGCCTGATTTTCGATTGGTGATCAGGGAAGGAGACGGATGGAAAGAAGTAGGTGCTTTCTGGGTCCGGGAATCAAAACCTAAGGTGGAGGAAGCGGAAGAAATCGAATACGACCTTAGTGGGTGA
- a CDS encoding bifunctional DNA primase/polymerase, giving the protein MEELLKAAEEYLREGFSVIPVALIRLPDGRSRKPALVDWKKYQLSPPTLEEVRSWFENPEQFEAIRKGNKIGIAIVTGSVSGNLAVIDFDNREVLSDFLAELYESDSNLYEKFINTWVVETGKGFHYYLRVKDPDPKLFHNRIGIREGIDIRAEGGFVVAPPSPHPSGKQYRFVNKPEKIAELSWEEYLTLLRILERNETLPEEGLTEEISAKDSLTSKDERELSESEILEIVNLLKPIYRPGFRNYIILFLTGWLRKAGISYKSAKKIVDLLSEKDEERDLRIYVLDRTYGLRGNPPSEEELKGKTGLQEIAEKLFGEEKSLELIRRLEEKLGRSSPFRDSIFSLIDFSRKLYYVANPRKGIIARAYEDSKNGGIVYKELIAECCPVRVVVYEDPLGGVRKFEIEFDGLLKKTIGPADLETIASRLKAEAVVKHKRLVDDALSSLIIAFIRNGKAEIRRELEKPGFYYIDGEIKAVKWNAEKFTKEDLRKALLLLRELREEWYKHLAERFTTVIKWGIIAPFSYAIKQIRGTYGIHFPWLLLHGSASTGKSTLGKIIRAIWNLPPEEKGGSHIDTVPRFGKVVSESTFPVLINEVAEVLAKDSIREVLKSSIETLFARGRYVQGVYVEEPALSPMIFTTNKAYPADDALLRRFIGILFTISDRVKEDKAREFEREVLPRIYDLRFLGYFVFRRISENPELLKKDWRELSSQLLREAFEFAELEIPEWIEEEHKGESLEEITEIINEEIRSKLLEDINSRYSKHVSKVEVVLENGTSYAPDLRYRLEALLKENFIPWAFLKGEDVVITNSVLKVLKDLPVDSLKSLAERFGWRYGKVRIGNKTPWAAVVSFSEFVNFLTGSEEEEFDSKGDYESWDMSEVMS; this is encoded by the coding sequence ATGGAGGAGTTATTAAAAGCTGCTGAGGAATACCTCCGGGAAGGATTTTCGGTTATCCCCGTCGCTTTAATCAGGTTACCCGATGGCAGATCGAGAAAGCCAGCTTTAGTGGACTGGAAGAAATACCAGCTCTCTCCTCCCACCTTAGAAGAGGTTAGGAGCTGGTTTGAAAATCCAGAGCAGTTTGAAGCCATAAGGAAGGGAAACAAGATCGGAATAGCCATCGTAACCGGAAGCGTTTCCGGAAATTTGGCAGTGATCGATTTCGACAACAGAGAGGTTTTATCCGACTTCTTAGCCGAACTTTACGAATCGGATAGCAACCTATACGAGAAGTTCATCAACACCTGGGTAGTTGAGACCGGGAAAGGTTTCCACTATTATCTAAGGGTTAAGGATCCGGATCCTAAACTCTTCCACAACAGGATAGGAATAAGAGAAGGGATCGACATAAGAGCCGAAGGAGGTTTCGTCGTCGCTCCTCCTTCCCCTCATCCCTCCGGGAAACAATATCGTTTCGTTAACAAACCTGAAAAGATAGCTGAATTGAGCTGGGAGGAATACCTCACCCTCCTTAGAATTCTGGAGAGGAACGAGACTCTTCCAGAAGAGGGATTAACAGAAGAAATTTCAGCCAAAGATTCTTTGACGTCCAAGGATGAAAGAGAGCTTTCCGAATCCGAAATTCTGGAAATCGTCAATTTGCTCAAGCCGATTTATCGACCTGGATTCAGGAATTACATCATTCTCTTCCTCACGGGCTGGTTGAGGAAAGCCGGAATAAGTTACAAATCGGCGAAGAAAATCGTCGATCTGCTTTCGGAAAAGGATGAGGAAAGAGACCTCAGAATCTATGTTTTGGATAGGACCTACGGACTAAGGGGAAATCCACCGAGTGAAGAAGAGTTGAAAGGTAAGACAGGTTTACAAGAAATAGCGGAAAAGCTCTTCGGAGAGGAAAAATCCTTAGAACTGATAAGGAGGCTTGAGGAGAAGCTGGGAAGATCTTCCCCCTTCCGAGACTCCATTTTCAGCTTGATTGACTTCTCAAGAAAGCTCTACTACGTCGCAAATCCGAGAAAGGGGATAATTGCCAGAGCTTACGAAGATTCAAAGAACGGAGGAATTGTTTACAAAGAATTGATAGCTGAATGCTGTCCTGTTAGGGTTGTCGTTTACGAGGATCCCCTCGGAGGAGTCAGGAAGTTCGAAATAGAATTCGATGGATTATTGAAGAAAACAATAGGTCCGGCAGATCTCGAAACGATAGCTTCAAGGCTTAAAGCTGAAGCTGTCGTTAAGCACAAGAGATTGGTTGATGATGCTCTCTCCTCTTTGATCATCGCTTTCATAAGGAACGGGAAAGCTGAAATAAGAAGAGAGCTCGAAAAACCCGGTTTCTACTACATCGACGGAGAAATAAAAGCTGTAAAGTGGAACGCTGAAAAATTCACGAAGGAAGACCTCAGGAAAGCTCTTCTCCTCCTTAGAGAGCTAAGGGAGGAGTGGTATAAGCACTTAGCCGAAAGGTTCACCACCGTCATAAAATGGGGAATAATCGCTCCTTTCTCTTATGCGATCAAACAGATAAGGGGAACTTACGGAATCCACTTTCCTTGGCTTTTACTACACGGTTCGGCTTCCACCGGCAAATCCACCTTAGGGAAGATAATAAGAGCGATCTGGAATCTCCCTCCGGAGGAGAAGGGAGGAAGCCATATCGACACGGTTCCAAGATTCGGGAAAGTAGTTTCCGAAAGCACTTTCCCGGTTTTGATAAACGAGGTTGCTGAAGTTTTAGCCAAGGACTCGATCAGGGAAGTTCTGAAATCCTCGATTGAAACGCTCTTCGCAAGAGGAAGATACGTTCAGGGAGTTTACGTCGAAGAGCCGGCTTTGTCTCCGATGATTTTCACGACAAACAAAGCTTACCCGGCTGATGACGCTTTGCTAAGGAGGTTCATCGGAATTCTCTTCACGATTTCCGACAGGGTGAAGGAGGATAAGGCTAGAGAGTTCGAAAGGGAAGTTTTACCGAGGATTTACGACCTGAGGTTTTTAGGGTATTTCGTTTTCAGGAGAATTTCCGAAAATCCGGAACTCCTCAAAAAAGACTGGAGGGAACTTTCCTCTCAACTCCTTAGAGAGGCTTTCGAGTTTGCTGAGCTTGAAATTCCGGAGTGGATCGAAGAAGAGCATAAAGGAGAAAGTTTGGAGGAAATAACCGAGATAATCAACGAAGAAATCAGGTCGAAGCTCCTTGAAGACATCAACTCCAGGTATTCGAAGCATGTTTCTAAGGTTGAGGTTGTGTTGGAGAACGGAACTTCTTACGCTCCGGACTTGAGGTATAGGCTTGAGGCTTTGCTAAAGGAGAACTTCATTCCGTGGGCTTTCCTGAAAGGAGAGGACGTCGTGATAACAAACTCGGTTTTGAAAGTGCTCAAAGATCTGCCGGTCGATTCCCTCAAATCCTTAGCTGAGAGGTTCGGGTGGAGATATGGAAAGGTTAGAATTGGAAATAAGACTCCTTGGGCTGCTGTTGTCTCATTTTCCGAATTCGTCAACTTCCTTACCGGTTCAGAGGAGGAAGAATTCGATTCTAAGGGAGATTACGAGAGCTGGGACATGTCCGAGGTGATGAGCTGA
- a CDS encoding ribbon-helix-helix domain-containing protein, translating into MVGIQTKWNKIQITATVYPEHAKLLELILRGEYSKPIAHQSVSEILRRAIEHYAMFLGVDFEKIREDQG; encoded by the coding sequence ATGGTCGGGATCCAAACCAAGTGGAACAAAATCCAGATCACAGCCACAGTTTACCCAGAACACGCTAAACTCCTCGAACTCATCCTTAGAGGAGAATATTCGAAGCCTATAGCCCATCAATCCGTTTCTGAGATTCTAAGAAGAGCAATCGAACACTATGCCATGTTTCTCGGAGTCGATTTTGAAAAAATAAGGGAGGATCAAGGATGA
- a CDS encoding winged helix DNA-binding protein has translation MSRETIGLIVEALSEGPRGWKELKERTGLSDGTLAKYLKKLIEEGLISEEIDKKDRRKKIYKLIPTEKTFELSLQRVIAKLFLIYLRSVLEENEKMEDLERKTGKIVLICLFGGDRGKEICRIMVENFQEFMKDLESDIPERYNREFNELWEDFSKEIMELFKSELRIDPKLLDPKKYWIRFDIDTTEDD, from the coding sequence ATGAGTCGAGAAACTATAGGGTTGATTGTTGAAGCTTTATCAGAAGGTCCTAGGGGGTGGAAAGAGTTAAAGGAAAGAACTGGTCTTTCAGATGGGACTTTAGCCAAGTATTTAAAAAAATTAATTGAAGAAGGTCTCATATCAGAAGAGATTGATAAAAAAGATCGAAGAAAGAAAATCTACAAGCTAATACCCACTGAAAAAACGTTTGAGTTATCTTTGCAAAGAGTTATTGCTAAACTATTTTTGATTTATTTAAGGTCAGTTTTGGAAGAAAATGAAAAGATGGAAGACCTTGAGAGAAAAACTGGTAAAATTGTTTTGATCTGCCTCTTTGGAGGCGATAGAGGTAAGGAAATCTGCAGAATTATGGTGGAAAACTTCCAAGAATTTATGAAGGACTTAGAGAGCGATATTCCTGAACGTTACAATAGAGAGTTTAATGAATTATGGGAAGACTTCTCTAAAGAAATAATGGAGTTGTTTAAATCTGAACTCAGAATAGATCCCAAACTTCTCGATCCTAAGAAGTATTGGATAAGGTTCGACATAGATACTACTGAAGATGACTAA
- a CDS encoding 2-oxoisovalerate dehydrogenase E1 subunit beta: protein MQEAKVKEVIFLVEETDEGFTARALDYSIYTEADTLDELKEMIKDAVKCHFDEEERPRIIRLHIVKQEVLTL from the coding sequence ATGCAAGAAGCGAAGGTGAAGGAAGTCATCTTCCTTGTCGAGGAGACGGATGAAGGATTTACGGCGAGGGCTTTAGATTACTCGATCTACACTGAAGCCGATACGCTTGATGAGCTAAAGGAAATGATCAAGGATGCCGTGAAATGCCATTTTGATGAAGAGGAGAGACCGAGAATCATCCGACTTCACATCGTTAAGCAAGAGGTTTTGACGTTATGA
- a CDS encoding type II toxin-antitoxin system HicA family toxin: MKLPRDISGLELAKLLRKFGYEITRQTGSHIRLTTRLKGEHHITIPKHRNLKPGTLNAILKDVADHLRIDKKELIRELFG; the protein is encoded by the coding sequence ATGAAGCTTCCGAGAGACATTAGCGGTCTGGAACTTGCGAAACTCCTTAGGAAATTCGGTTACGAAATTACAAGACAGACTGGAAGCCACATTCGTCTTACTACCCGTTTGAAGGGAGAACATCACATCACGATCCCGAAACATAGAAATCTCAAACCGGGAACGTTAAACGCCATTTTGAAGGATGTTGCCGATCATTTAAGAATCGATAAAAAGGAACTGATACGGGAATTGTTCGGATAG
- a CDS encoding DDE-type integrase/transposase/recombinase, whose protein sequence is MKLKKLIEELELFERERVPNDIRILGVATYVQTSSTRRTVKILSEFRPVSHTAVWKWIKKFEEKLPISTEKKRRNLVAIDETIVKANKKKFYIFAAVDVERNELILMRVYTTRNILTARSFVKEVLNYCENEPKFLIDKAPWLRKAIESLGLEFKHETFRKEKSG, encoded by the coding sequence ATGAAGTTGAAGAAGCTTATAGAGGAGCTTGAGTTGTTTGAGAGGGAAAGAGTTCCGAACGACATTAGAATTCTTGGCGTAGCCACTTACGTTCAAACTTCTTCGACGAGGAGAACGGTTAAAATTCTCTCGGAGTTTCGTCCGGTCTCCCATACGGCTGTGTGGAAATGGATAAAGAAGTTTGAAGAGAAGTTACCAATTTCTACTGAGAAGAAGCGGAGAAATCTTGTTGCAATAGATGAAACGATTGTCAAAGCTAACAAAAAGAAGTTCTACATTTTTGCCGCGGTAGACGTTGAAAGGAACGAGCTGATTTTAATGAGGGTTTACACGACGAGAAACATTCTTACAGCAAGGTCTTTCGTCAAAGAAGTTCTTAATTACTGCGAGAACGAACCCAAGTTTTTGATAGACAAAGCACCATGGCTGAGAAAAGCAATAGAAAGTTTAGGCTTGGAATTTAAGCATGAAACCTTTCGGAAAGAGAAGTCTGGTTGA
- a CDS encoding mechanosensitive ion channel family protein: MDLREAVMLALKDIEMLAPKLLGAIVIICVFFVFAVILNRALTRIFSTLDVEKIFEPLVRTLGVSISFTSIILWIVNMAVALTAFYSIVGLLFPEFIDTANSILDYFSRVLSVLLLIVFVFIAITRLIERFAIEEKMKNFLTLIILLISMVLLIDVTNLSAEVKSALAEGISIGVGLSIAVFAAWYLFGEKLG; encoded by the coding sequence ATGGATCTGCGTGAAGCCGTGATGCTCGCGCTAAAAGACATCGAAATGCTCGCTCCAAAATTGTTAGGTGCTATAGTTATCATTTGCGTCTTCTTCGTCTTTGCGGTAATTTTGAACAGAGCGTTGACGAGGATATTCTCCACGCTAGATGTTGAGAAGATATTCGAGCCGCTTGTTAGAACTTTAGGCGTGTCGATCTCTTTTACATCGATAATTCTCTGGATCGTTAACATGGCAGTAGCTCTAACGGCTTTTTACTCAATCGTCGGTTTACTTTTTCCGGAATTTATCGATACCGCAAATTCGATCCTCGACTATTTTTCGAGAGTTCTCAGCGTTCTTCTTCTTATAGTGTTCGTTTTCATAGCGATTACAAGGCTGATTGAGAGGTTCGCTATCGAGGAGAAGATGAAGAATTTCCTGACCCTTATTATTCTTCTCATCTCAATGGTTTTGTTAATAGACGTTACGAATCTCTCTGCTGAGGTGAAATCCGCCCTCGCGGAAGGAATAAGCATCGGCGTTGGGCTTTCCATAGCAGTTTTTGCGGCGTGGTATCTTTTTGGAGAAAAGTTAGGATGA
- the corA gene encoding magnesium/cobalt transporter CorA yields the protein MHISKELEKKIALPPATPVFVGEKKSEEVKITAAIYDEKSAEFEELKVEDLENILNYDKKLWIDVTGIHDEEAISKICDILGIHPLAAEDVLNTAQRVKVEDYDDHLFIVLKILLYDDNLEIDQLSVVLKKNLVVTFKEREYQIFDLIRSRLKKGGRIRKFGVDYLAYAIMDAVVDSYFEALLKISSEVEVLEDEVVSGNSALIGKIHGLKREILAFRNAVWPLRDVLSFFTRVEHDLIGEEVKVYYRDVYDHAVRLMEVLETQRELVVGLRELLLSVLSNKLNEIMKVLTMIATIFIPLSFIASVYGMNFKYMPELEWEYGYPTVLIVMAVIALVEVVFFKKKGWI from the coding sequence ATGCACATTTCAAAAGAGCTCGAAAAGAAAATAGCTTTGCCTCCCGCTACACCAGTATTCGTTGGAGAAAAGAAGTCGGAGGAAGTAAAAATCACGGCAGCGATTTACGACGAGAAATCTGCGGAATTCGAGGAGCTAAAAGTTGAAGATCTGGAAAATATACTTAATTACGATAAAAAGCTCTGGATAGACGTTACTGGCATTCACGACGAGGAAGCGATCTCTAAAATCTGCGATATTCTCGGAATTCACCCCCTCGCCGCTGAAGACGTTCTCAACACAGCCCAGAGGGTGAAGGTTGAAGACTACGACGATCACCTCTTTATAGTCCTAAAAATTCTTCTTTACGATGATAACCTCGAAATAGACCAGCTCAGCGTGGTTTTGAAGAAGAACCTTGTTGTGACTTTCAAAGAAAGAGAGTACCAGATTTTCGATTTGATTCGTTCAAGGCTGAAGAAGGGAGGTAGAATAAGAAAATTCGGCGTCGATTATCTTGCCTACGCAATAATGGATGCGGTTGTCGACAGCTACTTCGAAGCGCTTCTGAAAATATCGAGTGAGGTTGAGGTTCTGGAAGATGAGGTCGTTTCCGGAAATAGCGCCCTCATCGGGAAAATTCACGGTCTGAAGAGAGAAATACTCGCTTTCAGAAACGCTGTATGGCCTCTTAGAGACGTTCTCAGCTTCTTTACAAGAGTCGAGCACGATTTAATAGGAGAGGAGGTGAAAGTGTATTACAGAGACGTTTACGATCACGCCGTCAGGCTTATGGAAGTCCTCGAAACCCAGAGGGAGCTTGTTGTCGGTCTGAGAGAGCTGCTACTGTCGGTACTGAGCAACAAGCTGAACGAGATTATGAAGGTTCTGACGATGATCGCAACGATCTTTATTCCTCTCAGCTTCATCGCAAGCGTATACGGCATGAACTTCAAGTACATGCCGGAGCTTGAGTGGGAATACGGATATCCCACAGTCCTGATCGTAATGGCTGTCATTGCCTTGGTTGAAGTAGTATTCTTCAAGAAAAAAGGGTGGATCTGA